Proteins from a genomic interval of Hemicordylus capensis ecotype Gifberg chromosome 14, rHemCap1.1.pri, whole genome shotgun sequence:
- the LOC128337266 gene encoding immunoglobulin superfamily member 11-like: MLPGMKRGGELLSRLWVLLGYAAVPLPVAGAVKVSVVADSIQVVQGGIALLPCAFYTTAPLDRLNIIWTVIPSADPHHPQQVLAYERGEVVESVSHYAGRVGFAFPPTQSATILLNNTHSTDSGTYQCSVFNPPDSALPNIGVVQLTVFVPPSNPRCSGEGSGEEGATLQFSCTVDDGTPAPDFAWEKIPADTRPLLMSYEADDRHVLLTLHNLTTEASGLYRCTASNMLGSVSCALELRVHLAPDGTRSLVVGIALMFSMGVVLLMLLALVLWLHQYSAAQWAEPEEDDASNEIRIDSFSPGRLLVAKSRSGDLPTAGPIATPLWIFTSTTPNTTYAHREWRPPPGTPNHSTLPGAPTAAPGQGRWRSVSVSEQRGSSSGSEEEKHPGTAALPRPPGFLV, translated from the exons TCCCTCTTCCAGTTGCAGGCGCCGTCAAGGTCTCGGTGGTGGCCGACAGCATCCAAGTGGTGCAGGGAGGAATCGCACTCCTGCCCTGCGCCTTCTACACCACGGCGCCCTTGGACCGCCTCAACATCATCTGGACCGTCATTCCCTCGGCAGACCCCCACCACCCACAGCAA GTGCTGGCTTACGAGCGGGGCGAGGTGGTGGAGAGCGTCTCCCACTACGCCGGCCGGGTGGGCTTTGCCTTCCCCCCAACCCAGAGTGCCACCATCCTGCTCAACAACACGCACAGCACAGACAGCGGGACGTACCAATGCAGCGTGTTCAACCCACCGGACAGCGCCCTCCCCAACATTGGAGTGGTCCAGCTGACCGTGTTTG TCCCGCCATCTAATCCGAGGTGCTCCGGTGAGGGCAGCGGTGAAGAGGGGGCCACCCTCCAGTTCTCGTGCACCGTCGACGACGGAACGCCTGCCCCCGATTTCGCCTGGGAGAAGATCCCGGCAGACACGCGGCCTTTGCTGATGAGTTACGAAG CAGACGACCGCCACGTCCTTTTGACCCTGCACAACCTGACGACGGAGGCTTCGGGCCTTTACCGGTGCACCGCCTCCAACATGCTGGGCTCCGTCTCCTGCGCCTTGGAGCTCCGAGTGCACCTGG CCCCAGATGGCACCAGGTCCCTCGTGGTGGGAATCGCCCTCATGTTCAGCATGGGCGTGGTGCTGCTGATGCTCCTGGCGCTGGTGCTGTGGCTGCACCAGTACAGCGCCGCTCAGTGGGCGGAGCCCGAAGAGGACGACGCCTCTAATGAGATCAG GATCGACAGCTTCTCCCCGGGGCGCCTGCTTGTCGCCAAGAGCCGCTCAGGGGATCTCCCCACGGCCGGCCCCATCGCCACCCCGCTCTGGATCTTCACCAGCACCACCCCCAACACCACCTACGCCCACCGCGAATGGAGGCCCCCGCCAGGGACCCCGAACCACAGCACCCTGCCGGGGGCCCCCACGGCAGCGCCCGGCCAGGGGAGGTGGAGAAGCGTCAGCGTCTCCGAGCAGCGCGGCTCCTCGTCCGGAAGCGAAGAAGAGAAGCACCCGGGGACCGCCGCTCTCCCCAGACCCCCGGGCTTCCTGGTGTAG